A section of the Mycobacteriales bacterium genome encodes:
- the secD gene encoding protein translocase subunit SecD: protein MSRAPLWRALLALVVLGLSLAAVLTTSPRLGLDLRGGTQIVLETRDTGAVVADADATDRTLEVLRRRVDALGVSEPTLARSGEKRIIVELPGVQDPRAAEAAVGETAQLTFHPVTADVGEEVDEDGRPIAYGPSALTGAQVSGARAELDQFGSSWSVAVDFDGAGDRAWADLTGKAACSPPGDPARRVAIVLDGEVVSSPQVDPSVSCGTGILGGSTQITGDFTRESARDLAVLVEGGALPVDVAVVSRSTVGPTLGADAIEASGKAGVIGLALTAAFLVLVYRLAGLLAAVGLASYGLISYAALVTLGATLTLPGLAGLLLSAGLAIDANVLVFERAREEVAHPRGLRGSLAVGFAKAWSAIADSAATTLLAAGLLFLFATGPVRGFGVTLCIGVLASLVSALLVSRVLTEQALARGWVLRRPRVTGLSGLGRVRLWLQRRSPRLMARRRTWLAVSAVALLVATAGIALRGLELGVEFTGGRLVEYATTTPVDVDAARQAVADAGQPRAVVQSSDGGLTIRSAALSAEEAGAVRDALAALGGDVSVVRDESVGPTLGDELRTKALLALGIALALQLAYLSVRYRWTFASAAVLAMLHDLAIVVGVFAWLGRPVDGVFLAAALTIIGVSVNDSIVLLDRIRETWGARRTAPLADVADEAILATAPRTVNTGIGAMLVLAALVVLGGDSLTDFALALLLGLVVGTWSSAFTATPLLLVLERWSTAAPPMPKRSPGRPARAARLPRDSGAVV, encoded by the coding sequence ATGTCCCGTGCCCCGCTGTGGCGTGCGCTGCTCGCGCTCGTCGTCCTCGGCCTCTCGTTGGCCGCCGTCCTCACCACCTCGCCGCGCCTCGGTCTCGACCTGCGCGGGGGCACTCAGATCGTGCTCGAGACCCGCGACACCGGAGCGGTCGTCGCCGACGCCGACGCGACCGACCGGACCCTCGAGGTGCTGCGCCGACGCGTCGACGCCCTCGGCGTCAGCGAGCCGACGCTCGCCCGCTCCGGCGAGAAGCGCATCATCGTCGAGCTGCCCGGGGTGCAGGACCCGCGGGCCGCGGAGGCGGCCGTCGGCGAGACCGCGCAGCTGACCTTCCACCCGGTCACCGCAGACGTGGGGGAGGAGGTGGACGAGGACGGCCGGCCGATCGCCTACGGGCCTTCCGCCCTGACCGGCGCGCAGGTGTCGGGGGCGCGCGCCGAGCTCGACCAGTTCGGGTCGTCGTGGTCGGTGGCGGTCGACTTTGACGGCGCGGGTGACCGCGCCTGGGCGGACCTGACGGGGAAGGCCGCTTGCTCCCCGCCGGGCGACCCGGCGCGTCGGGTCGCGATCGTGCTCGACGGCGAGGTGGTGTCCTCGCCGCAGGTCGACCCGTCGGTGTCGTGCGGCACCGGGATCCTCGGCGGCTCGACGCAGATCACCGGCGACTTCACCCGCGAGTCCGCCCGCGACCTCGCGGTCCTCGTCGAGGGCGGTGCGCTGCCGGTCGACGTCGCCGTGGTCTCGCGCAGCACCGTCGGGCCGACGCTCGGCGCCGACGCCATCGAGGCGAGCGGCAAGGCCGGCGTCATCGGGCTCGCCCTCACGGCTGCGTTCCTCGTGCTCGTCTACCGGCTGGCGGGGCTTCTTGCTGCGGTGGGTCTCGCGTCGTACGGCCTGATCTCCTACGCCGCGCTGGTGACCCTCGGCGCGACCCTGACCCTGCCGGGACTGGCCGGGCTGCTGCTGTCGGCGGGCCTCGCCATCGACGCCAACGTGCTCGTCTTCGAGCGGGCCCGAGAGGAGGTCGCCCACCCGCGCGGGTTGCGCGGGTCGCTGGCCGTCGGCTTCGCCAAGGCCTGGTCGGCGATTGCCGACAGCGCCGCGACGACGCTGCTCGCGGCCGGGCTGCTCTTCCTCTTCGCGACCGGGCCGGTCCGCGGCTTCGGTGTCACGCTGTGCATCGGCGTGCTGGCCTCGCTCGTGTCCGCGCTGCTCGTGTCGCGGGTCCTGACCGAGCAGGCGCTGGCCCGCGGCTGGGTGCTGCGCCGCCCGCGGGTCACCGGGCTGTCCGGGCTCGGTCGGGTGCGGCTCTGGCTGCAGCGCCGGTCGCCACGGCTGATGGCACGCCGTCGCACCTGGCTCGCGGTGTCGGCCGTCGCGCTGCTCGTCGCGACCGCGGGGATCGCCCTGCGCGGGCTCGAGCTCGGCGTGGAGTTCACGGGTGGGCGCCTCGTGGAGTACGCCACGACGACGCCGGTCGACGTCGACGCGGCCCGCCAGGCGGTCGCCGACGCGGGGCAGCCGCGGGCCGTCGTGCAGTCCTCCGACGGCGGCCTGACCATCCGCTCCGCCGCGCTGTCGGCGGAGGAGGCGGGAGCGGTGCGCGACGCGCTCGCGGCGCTCGGCGGGGACGTCAGCGTGGTGCGTGACGAGTCGGTCGGGCCGACCCTCGGTGACGAGCTGCGCACGAAGGCGCTGCTCGCCCTCGGCATCGCGCTGGCGCTGCAGCTGGCCTACCTCTCGGTGCGCTACCGGTGGACGTTCGCGTCCGCAGCGGTGCTGGCGATGCTGCACGACCTGGCGATCGTCGTCGGGGTCTTCGCGTGGCTCGGGCGACCCGTCGACGGGGTCTTCCTCGCTGCCGCGCTCACCATCATCGGCGTCTCGGTCAACGACAGCATCGTGCTGCTCGACCGGATCAGGGAGACCTGGGGCGCACGCCGCACCGCCCCGCTGGCCGATGTGGCCGACGAGGCGATCCTCGCGACCGCGCCGCGGACCGTGAACACCGGGATCGGGGCGATGCTCGTGCTGGCCGCGCTGGTCGTCCTGGGTGGGGACTCGCTCACCGACTTCGCGCTGGCGCTGCTGCTCGGGCTCGTCGTGGGGACCTGGTCGTCGGCCTTCACCGCGACCCCGCTGCTGCTCGTGCTCGAGCGCTGGTCGACCGCCGCCCCGCCGATGCCCAAGCGCTCGCCGGGCCGGCCGGCGCGGGCTGCGAGACTGCCGAGGGACAGCGGGGCGGTCGTGTGA
- a CDS encoding potassium/proton antiporter — translation MDGELNLVLLGSCLLLLVAVLAVRVSARTGLPVLLLYLGIGVAVGEAGLGVQFEDYQLTADLGLLALAVILAEGGLTTKVSHIRPVFGFAVVLSTLGVLASVAVIAGLTVLLLDVDLRTAVILGAVVSSTDAATVFSVLRKLPVKGRLRATLEAESGLNDAPVIVLVSLAASDEWGRTGVLESAALIGYELAAGAALGVLVGIVGAWILARLALPTAGLYPIATLALTLIAFTSAQALHASGFLAVYLCGLVLGSAHLPHRRAVIGFVSSAALLAELGLFTLLGLLASPARLPEALVDALVVGAAATFVARPLAVWLSALGFRLPWREQAFLSWAGLRGAVPIVIAIIPVTEGLAGAERVVDVVFVLVVVYTLVQAPSIPRVGRLLGVIDRGGASELDVELTPMDNLAADLLQVTVESDSQLRGVYVRELRLPVGARVVLVERAGASVPLDEHSQLLAGDHVLVVTPTVSREATERRIRAVNKGGKLARWYGREPLADDRAIPLRVSRAARGRVPEGAPRQLGPR, via the coding sequence ATGGACGGGGAGCTGAACCTCGTACTCCTCGGCTCCTGCCTGCTGCTGCTCGTCGCGGTCCTCGCCGTGCGGGTCTCGGCCCGCACCGGGCTGCCGGTGCTGCTGCTCTACCTCGGCATCGGCGTCGCGGTGGGGGAGGCCGGCCTCGGCGTGCAGTTCGAGGACTACCAGCTCACCGCCGACCTCGGGCTGCTCGCGCTCGCCGTCATCCTTGCCGAGGGCGGCCTCACGACGAAGGTGTCCCACATCCGGCCGGTCTTCGGCTTCGCCGTCGTGCTGTCGACCCTCGGCGTGCTCGCGTCGGTCGCGGTCATCGCGGGGCTGACCGTCCTGCTGCTCGACGTCGACCTGCGCACCGCGGTCATCCTCGGGGCGGTGGTGTCGTCGACCGACGCCGCGACGGTCTTCTCTGTCCTACGGAAGCTGCCGGTGAAGGGCCGGCTCCGCGCGACGCTCGAGGCGGAGTCGGGGCTCAACGACGCGCCCGTGATCGTGCTCGTCTCGCTCGCCGCGTCGGACGAGTGGGGCCGGACCGGTGTCCTCGAGTCGGCCGCGCTCATCGGCTACGAGCTCGCCGCGGGAGCGGCTCTCGGAGTGCTGGTCGGGATTGTCGGCGCCTGGATCCTCGCCCGGCTCGCGCTGCCGACCGCGGGCCTCTACCCGATCGCGACGCTCGCGCTGACCCTCATCGCCTTCACCTCCGCGCAGGCACTGCACGCGAGCGGCTTCCTCGCCGTCTACCTCTGCGGGCTCGTGCTCGGGAGCGCGCACCTGCCGCACCGGCGGGCGGTCATCGGCTTCGTGTCGTCGGCGGCGCTGCTCGCCGAGCTCGGGCTGTTCACCCTGCTCGGGCTGCTGGCCTCCCCGGCCCGGCTGCCCGAAGCGCTCGTCGACGCGCTCGTCGTGGGTGCCGCGGCGACCTTCGTCGCGCGACCGCTGGCGGTGTGGCTGTCTGCGCTGGGCTTCCGGCTGCCCTGGCGCGAGCAGGCGTTCCTGTCGTGGGCGGGCCTGCGCGGGGCGGTCCCGATCGTCATCGCGATCATCCCCGTGACGGAGGGCTTGGCCGGGGCCGAGCGGGTCGTCGACGTCGTCTTCGTGCTCGTCGTCGTCTACACCCTCGTGCAGGCCCCGAGCATCCCGCGTGTCGGCCGCCTGCTCGGCGTCATCGACCGCGGTGGCGCCTCCGAGCTCGACGTCGAGCTCACCCCGATGGACAACCTGGCCGCCGACCTGTTGCAGGTCACCGTCGAGTCGGATTCCCAGCTGCGCGGCGTCTACGTCCGCGAGCTGCGGCTGCCGGTCGGTGCGCGGGTCGTGCTGGTCGAGCGAGCCGGGGCGTCCGTGCCTCTCGACGAGCACAGCCAGTTGCTCGCCGGCGACCACGTCCTCGTCGTCACCCCGACGGTGTCGCGTGAGGCGACCGAGCGTCGCATCCGTGCGGTCAACAAGGGCGGCAAGCTGGCTCGGTGGTACGGCCGCGAGCCGCTGGCCGACGACCGGGCCATCCCGCTCCGCGTCAGTCGAGCAGCTCGCGGACGCGTTCCGGAGGGCGCGCCACGACAGCTCGGTCCCCGCTGA
- a CDS encoding ArsC/Spx/MgsR family protein — protein sequence MIVWHHGRCSKSRGALELLRGSGVEPTIRLYLEDPPTRDELAWVLERVDVPLTRPDYRGSQDRDAVLDALVRDPSLIERPVVISGDRAVVARPPERVRELLD from the coding sequence GTGATCGTCTGGCACCACGGCCGCTGCAGCAAGAGCCGAGGCGCGTTGGAGCTGCTCCGCGGGTCCGGGGTCGAGCCCACGATCCGCCTCTACCTCGAGGACCCGCCGACGCGCGACGAGCTGGCGTGGGTGCTGGAACGCGTCGACGTACCCCTCACCCGCCCCGACTACCGCGGGAGCCAGGACCGCGACGCGGTCCTCGACGCCCTCGTCAGGGACCCCTCGCTGATCGAGCGCCCCGTCGTGATCAGCGGGGACCGAGCTGTCGTGGCGCGCCCTCCGGAACGCGTCCGCGAGCTGCTCGACTGA
- a CDS encoding dihydrofolate reductase family protein has protein sequence MSRVRVHNLSISLDGYAAGRDMSEEDPMGVGGMALHQWALATQAFHDQHATGAAGQPGTLEDALVAAGVEGIGATVMGRRMWGPSRDDWQGWWGEEPPFHHPVFVVTSTPREPLVKGETTFHFVTDGVAAAVERAKEAAGDRDVRLGGGAMTVRTAMELGLVDSLHLAQVPVLLGAGQRLWEGPVDYLLTRSEQAPSGVLHLHLEKA, from the coding sequence ATGAGCAGAGTCCGCGTGCACAACCTCTCGATCAGCCTCGACGGCTACGCCGCCGGCCGCGACATGAGCGAGGAGGACCCGATGGGTGTCGGCGGCATGGCGCTGCACCAGTGGGCCCTCGCGACCCAGGCCTTCCACGACCAGCACGCGACCGGAGCCGCCGGTCAGCCCGGCACCCTGGAGGACGCCCTCGTGGCCGCGGGTGTCGAGGGCATCGGCGCCACCGTCATGGGTCGGCGGATGTGGGGCCCGTCACGGGACGACTGGCAGGGCTGGTGGGGCGAGGAGCCGCCGTTCCACCACCCGGTCTTCGTCGTGACGAGCACGCCGCGCGAGCCGCTGGTCAAGGGCGAGACGACGTTCCACTTCGTCACCGACGGCGTGGCCGCGGCCGTGGAGCGCGCGAAGGAGGCCGCCGGCGACCGCGACGTCCGTCTAGGTGGTGGCGCCATGACCGTGCGGACCGCGATGGAGCTCGGCCTGGTCGACAGCCTCCACCTCGCGCAGGTGCCGGTGCTGCTCGGGGCGGGCCAGCGGCTCTGGGAGGGGCCGGTCGACTACCTCCTGACCAGGTCGGAGCAGGCCCCCAGCGGCGTGCTCCACCTCCACCTGGAGAAGGCGTGA
- a CDS encoding DEAD/DEAH box helicase family protein, giving the protein MTAYVAPSLLTEGGPYRFTRQVERLLGQLGFTDVVNIDGSGDRGGDLLATRQGQLWAFQAKWKKGQAVAADAVDEVAWAQDHYGTDRAVVVTNTRLSPDALRRIDELGRIGKDIKPWDGVLLQELYAGAPEHPALVLRDYQDDAVSELWSDLQGKQRALLILATGLGKTVVGGEIIGRYLRANPERDVLVVAHTKDLVNQLERALWRHLPKGVKTQVLTGDDKPRDLHGVTCATVASALDAVLKGWRPGLVMVDETHHVGEDGQFDRLLTELADALQFGVTATPWRADQYDIEQRFGLASYKLGIEEGMKRGYLAAVDYRLFVDNIDWDVVRQASENRYSLKELNSKLFLVQRDDAVIDALSDAWRNVADPRGIVFCQTIQHCEHMEQLVRRRPEWRNASAIHANMPKRERQQRLLDFRSGRIPLLIAVDILNEGVDVPDVNILAFARVTHSRRIFVQQLGRGLRLRAGKDKVVALDFVSDIRRVAALLNIRRQLDPDGDVEVLPRVPQTRIEFNDVRAESLLEQWILDAADLETANDEAKLQFLDPDILPA; this is encoded by the coding sequence GTGACGGCTTACGTCGCTCCGAGCCTGCTGACAGAGGGCGGGCCGTACCGCTTCACGCGCCAGGTCGAACGGCTCCTGGGACAGCTCGGCTTCACCGATGTCGTGAACATCGACGGCAGCGGTGACCGCGGGGGCGACCTGCTGGCCACGCGACAGGGCCAGCTGTGGGCGTTCCAGGCGAAGTGGAAGAAGGGCCAGGCTGTCGCGGCCGACGCCGTCGATGAGGTCGCGTGGGCGCAGGACCACTACGGCACAGACCGGGCCGTCGTCGTCACCAACACGCGTCTGTCCCCCGACGCGCTGCGACGCATCGACGAACTCGGCCGGATCGGCAAGGACATCAAGCCATGGGACGGCGTGCTCCTCCAGGAGTTGTACGCCGGCGCCCCGGAGCACCCCGCCCTCGTTCTTCGTGACTATCAGGACGATGCGGTCAGCGAGCTCTGGAGCGACCTGCAAGGCAAACAGCGTGCCTTGCTCATCCTCGCGACCGGCCTCGGCAAGACGGTCGTCGGCGGCGAGATCATCGGCCGCTATCTGCGCGCAAACCCCGAGCGCGACGTCCTCGTGGTCGCTCACACGAAGGACCTCGTCAACCAGTTGGAACGAGCCTTGTGGCGTCACCTCCCTAAGGGCGTGAAGACGCAGGTCCTGACCGGAGACGACAAGCCGCGCGACCTGCATGGCGTCACGTGCGCGACGGTCGCGAGCGCTCTCGACGCCGTCCTCAAGGGCTGGCGCCCTGGGCTTGTAATGGTGGACGAGACCCATCACGTCGGTGAGGACGGCCAGTTCGACCGGCTCCTCACGGAACTTGCCGACGCGCTCCAGTTCGGTGTCACCGCGACGCCGTGGCGCGCGGACCAGTACGACATCGAGCAGAGGTTCGGCCTCGCGAGCTACAAGCTCGGCATCGAAGAAGGCATGAAGCGCGGGTACCTCGCCGCTGTCGACTACCGCCTGTTCGTCGACAACATCGACTGGGATGTCGTCCGGCAGGCCAGCGAAAATCGGTACTCGCTCAAGGAGCTCAACAGCAAGCTCTTCCTCGTGCAGCGAGACGACGCCGTCATCGACGCCCTGTCAGACGCGTGGCGCAACGTCGCGGATCCGCGCGGCATCGTCTTCTGCCAGACGATCCAGCACTGCGAACACATGGAGCAGCTCGTCCGCCGGCGCCCCGAGTGGCGCAACGCGAGCGCGATCCACGCGAACATGCCAAAGCGTGAACGGCAGCAGCGACTGCTCGACTTCCGGTCAGGCCGGATCCCGCTACTCATCGCGGTGGACATCCTCAATGAGGGCGTCGACGTCCCGGACGTGAACATCCTCGCCTTCGCGCGCGTCACGCACAGCCGCCGGATCTTCGTCCAACAGCTCGGGCGCGGCCTGCGGCTCCGAGCCGGCAAGGACAAGGTCGTCGCGCTCGACTTCGTGAGCGACATCCGCCGCGTCGCGGCCCTCCTCAACATCCGCCGCCAACTCGACCCCGACGGCGACGTCGAAGTGCTGCCCCGCGTCCCGCAAACACGGATCGAGTTCAACGATGTCCGCGCCGAGAGCCTGCTCGAGCAGTGGATCCTCGACGCGGCCGACCTGGAAACCGCGAACGACGAAGCGAAGCTGCAGTTCCTCGACCCGGACATCCTCCCGGCATGA
- a CDS encoding very short patch repair endonuclease encodes MTRAPEVTSRIMSSVRNADTGPERALRSALHRRGLRYRVHRRMLGKPDITFVGPRVVVFVDGDYWHGNAWRTRGYADFDSYYCRGENGAFWAAKIRRNVERDQHVTEGLRADGWCVVRVWETDLASDLNAVADRIKTIVRDRAA; translated from the coding sequence ATGACTCGCGCGCCTGAGGTCACAAGCCGCATCATGTCGAGTGTCCGCAACGCCGACACTGGACCCGAGCGCGCGCTTCGGTCCGCCCTCCACCGTCGAGGACTTCGGTACCGGGTGCACAGGCGCATGCTCGGCAAGCCCGACATCACGTTCGTCGGGCCGCGCGTCGTGGTGTTCGTCGACGGCGACTACTGGCACGGCAACGCATGGCGGACCCGGGGATACGCCGACTTCGACAGCTACTACTGCCGCGGCGAAAACGGCGCGTTTTGGGCAGCCAAGATCCGCCGTAACGTCGAACGCGACCAGCACGTCACGGAAGGCCTTCGTGCCGATGGTTGGTGCGTGGTCCGTGTCTGGGAGACCGACCTCGCCTCCGACCTCAACGCGGTCGCGGACCGCATCAAGACCATCGTCCGGGACCGGGCCGCGTGA
- the dcm gene encoding DNA (cytosine-5-)-methyltransferase has translation MTSNKAKTKKTDPPQSVELFAGGGGMALGMREAGFKHTALVEWWAPAAKVLRHNANLKPDLWKPDDVIEADVRLSLDLLGERGTVQLVAGGPPCQPFSLGGAHAGDTDERNQFPAALDVVRRLRPELVIFENVPGLLRPSFVDYVDYVKAQLRHPDITAKSDDELWNEHHARINKSKALPIYRVYQEEIDAADLGVPQSRKRVFIIGIRADVPGADTWQKLDMSHSRDALLHDQYVTGTYWARHNLAPQDAPIRLANAVKRLEAVGAPGDQAWRTLRDVLTTIPKPGKGEEVPLWPNHLFIPGARTYAKHSGSPVDMPSKTIKAGVHGVAGGEAMLRELDGTVRYLTVREAATVQGFPQHYEFPGARSRVMGVIGNAVATHVAGTLGKALRKHTGL, from the coding sequence GTGACCAGCAACAAGGCCAAGACCAAGAAGACGGATCCTCCGCAGTCGGTCGAGCTGTTCGCCGGCGGCGGCGGCATGGCCCTAGGCATGCGCGAAGCCGGGTTCAAGCACACCGCACTCGTCGAGTGGTGGGCCCCCGCAGCCAAGGTGCTGCGCCACAACGCCAATCTGAAGCCCGATCTGTGGAAGCCCGACGACGTCATCGAGGCGGACGTGCGCCTGTCGCTTGACCTGCTCGGTGAGCGTGGCACCGTCCAGCTCGTCGCCGGAGGCCCTCCCTGCCAGCCGTTTAGCCTCGGCGGTGCTCATGCGGGCGACACGGACGAGCGCAACCAGTTCCCAGCCGCCCTCGACGTGGTGCGCAGACTCCGCCCCGAACTGGTCATCTTCGAGAACGTTCCCGGTCTGCTGCGACCGTCCTTCGTCGACTACGTCGACTACGTGAAGGCGCAGCTCCGGCATCCGGACATCACCGCCAAGAGCGACGACGAGCTGTGGAACGAACACCACGCTCGGATCAACAAGAGCAAGGCCCTGCCCATCTACCGCGTCTACCAGGAAGAGATCGACGCCGCCGACCTGGGCGTACCTCAGTCCCGCAAGCGCGTCTTCATCATCGGTATCCGCGCGGATGTTCCGGGCGCAGACACCTGGCAGAAGCTCGACATGAGCCACAGCCGCGACGCTCTCTTGCACGACCAGTACGTCACCGGCACCTACTGGGCGCGGCACAACCTCGCGCCACAGGACGCCCCCATACGGCTCGCCAACGCCGTAAAGCGACTCGAGGCCGTGGGCGCGCCCGGCGATCAGGCGTGGCGGACACTTCGGGACGTCCTCACCACGATTCCCAAGCCCGGGAAGGGTGAAGAGGTCCCGCTGTGGCCCAACCATCTGTTCATCCCCGGCGCCCGCACCTACGCCAAGCACAGCGGCAGTCCGGTCGACATGCCCAGCAAGACCATCAAGGCGGGTGTCCACGGCGTCGCCGGTGGCGAGGCGATGCTGCGCGAGCTCGACGGCACCGTCCGGTACCTCACCGTCCGTGAGGCAGCCACGGTTCAGGGCTTCCCGCAGCACTACGAATTTCCCGGTGCGCGTAGCCGCGTCATGGGGGTCATCGGCAATGCGGTCGCGACCCACGTCGCCGGCACACTCGGAAAGGCCCTGCGCAAGCACACGGGCCTGTGA
- a CDS encoding HNH endonuclease produces the protein MASLSDYLDLTPEEAGRQFRDLIQRRVVRAGSRQVDFVPIETLLCLAASFVVQHNRFGGSTSHLAPEPVPALARLMRRPPSSVLAKMANLDGSRSNGGKFDISAGARLREDPSRMASVYRLILAAGRREGLTTEQLPDFLGLESGGDLLLLGQEELNDQDLTASIREVLVDSTIEDGLAETERILMAAMRVGQHRFARTVLQNCGHTCVFCGFAPPGDKTQRLLVASHIKPWSSCQSSRERLDHRNGLAACPTHDVAFDQGLLAITDDLRIHLAPVLQQAVVAGDGAQYYFARPPLRERLLFPQDSDQPQHRYLRWHKEHVFGG, from the coding sequence GTGGCCTCCCTCTCCGACTACTTGGATCTGACGCCGGAGGAGGCTGGCCGCCAGTTCCGAGACCTAATTCAACGGCGCGTTGTAAGGGCGGGCTCCCGGCAGGTCGACTTCGTTCCCATTGAGACTCTGCTCTGCCTCGCTGCATCTTTCGTGGTGCAGCACAACAGGTTCGGAGGCTCAACCTCCCACCTCGCGCCGGAACCCGTGCCGGCTCTAGCGAGACTGATGCGCCGCCCTCCGTCGAGCGTCTTGGCCAAGATGGCCAACCTGGACGGCAGCAGGTCCAACGGTGGGAAGTTTGACATCTCGGCTGGCGCCAGACTCCGCGAGGATCCGTCGCGCATGGCGTCCGTCTACCGACTAATCCTAGCCGCCGGACGACGAGAGGGTCTCACCACGGAGCAGCTGCCCGACTTCCTAGGTCTCGAGTCTGGTGGCGACTTGCTCTTACTGGGTCAGGAGGAGCTCAACGATCAGGATCTCACAGCTTCGATCAGGGAGGTACTCGTAGACAGCACGATCGAAGACGGGCTGGCGGAGACCGAACGCATTCTCATGGCGGCCATGCGGGTGGGACAGCATCGGTTTGCCCGCACGGTCCTGCAGAATTGCGGTCATACTTGCGTCTTTTGCGGCTTCGCACCTCCAGGTGACAAGACCCAGCGACTACTGGTCGCGTCGCACATCAAGCCGTGGAGCAGCTGCCAGAGCAGCCGCGAACGACTCGATCATAGAAATGGACTTGCGGCTTGCCCCACACACGATGTCGCGTTTGATCAAGGGCTGCTCGCAATCACGGACGACCTTCGTATCCATCTGGCACCAGTCCTCCAACAAGCAGTCGTGGCCGGGGATGGCGCGCAGTACTACTTCGCTAGGCCACCGCTCCGGGAGCGGCTGCTCTTTCCCCAGGATTCGGACCAGCCCCAGCACCGGTACCTGAGGTGGCACAAGGAGCACGTCTTCGGCGGCTGA
- a CDS encoding DNA cytosine methyltransferase yields the protein MTTEENENKASRLTAVDLFAGAGGATQGLRNAGFTVLGAVENDRSAATSYALNHPQVRLWTEDVRKVPATTMLRELSLKVGELTLLKACPPCQGFSSLAEGRAEVDEVQNDLVLDLGRFVRAFRPKMVLLENVPGLGRDARSRRLVTVLASLGYVSRQYRVNAQDFGVPQRRKRLIIVAGRGVKTELPTELSGVGLEGEAPATVRTAFDQLAQEIQEGDPLDRGRQLSGTVLDRVRAVPVNGSRFDLPEHLRLPCHNKLDEGWRSATGSYGRLRLDDAAPTMTTRCTTPACGSFIHPTEPRGITLREAATLQTFPSTYQFSGTYGEIERQIGNAVPVKMAAALGSAVLAVIGA from the coding sequence GTGACGACGGAGGAGAACGAGAACAAGGCAAGTCGACTGACTGCAGTCGACTTGTTCGCTGGCGCGGGTGGCGCTACCCAGGGACTTCGGAACGCCGGCTTTACTGTGCTAGGCGCGGTTGAGAACGACCGGTCGGCAGCGACTTCCTACGCCCTCAACCATCCGCAGGTGCGCCTCTGGACGGAGGACGTGCGGAAGGTCCCCGCGACGACCATGCTCCGTGAACTGAGCCTCAAGGTCGGCGAGCTGACCCTGCTCAAGGCCTGTCCGCCCTGCCAGGGGTTCTCGTCTCTCGCAGAAGGCCGCGCCGAGGTCGACGAGGTTCAAAACGATTTGGTCCTAGACCTCGGCCGGTTCGTCCGCGCCTTCCGCCCTAAGATGGTTCTGTTAGAGAACGTACCCGGCCTGGGGCGCGACGCGAGATCGCGTCGACTGGTGACTGTGCTGGCATCCCTCGGCTACGTCTCAAGGCAGTACAGGGTGAACGCGCAGGACTTCGGTGTCCCGCAGCGCCGCAAGCGGCTGATTATCGTGGCTGGGCGGGGGGTCAAGACGGAGCTGCCCACCGAACTCTCAGGGGTCGGTTTGGAGGGTGAAGCACCAGCAACGGTGCGGACGGCCTTCGACCAGCTAGCGCAGGAAATCCAGGAAGGGGATCCGCTTGATCGCGGTCGGCAGTTGTCCGGCACTGTCTTGGATCGCGTACGTGCAGTACCGGTCAACGGGTCGCGATTTGACCTACCCGAGCATCTTCGGCTCCCTTGCCACAACAAGCTGGATGAAGGGTGGCGAAGCGCTACCGGCTCGTACGGACGGCTCCGCCTCGACGACGCGGCACCCACCATGACAACCCGCTGCACGACGCCCGCATGTGGGTCGTTCATCCACCCGACTGAGCCCCGCGGGATCACGCTCCGAGAAGCCGCGACGCTGCAGACCTTCCCCTCGACCTACCAGTTCAGCGGTACGTACGGGGAGATCGAGCGGCAGATCGGCAACGCAGTTCCGGTGAAGATGGCGGCCGCGCTTGGGAGCGCAGTCCTCGCTGTCATCGGCGCCTGA